The following are encoded together in the Strix aluco isolate bStrAlu1 chromosome 13, bStrAlu1.hap1, whole genome shotgun sequence genome:
- the LOC141929061 gene encoding C-terminal-binding protein 2, giving the protein MDRHKVKRQRLDRICEGIRPPIVNGPMPARPLVALLDGRDCTVEMPILKDVATVAFCDAQSTQEIHEKVLNEAVGALMYHTITLSRQDLEKFKALRVIVRIGSGYDNVDIKSAAELGIAVCNIPSSSVEETADSTLCHILNLYRRVTWLHQAMREGNRASSVEQIREVAGGAVRIRGETLGIIGLGRVGQAVALRAKSFGFNVIFYDPYLPDGVERSLGLQRVGTLQDLLMHSDCITLHCSLNEHNHHLINDFTIKQMRQGCFLVNTARGGLVDEKALAQALKEGRIRGTALDVHESEPFSFAQGPLKDAPNVICTPHTAWYSEQASIESREDAAKEIRRAITGHIPDALRNCVNKEYLLLAAQWSSIDPATVHPELNGAAAYRFPPGVVGVATPGLPEPPVVEGMVAHGIPPVPHSAPRTPSPGDTSKLDADREIPADQ; this is encoded by the exons atGGACCGGCACAAAGTGAAGCGGCAGCGGCTGGACCGGATCTGCGAAG GCATTCGGCCTCCGATTGTGAATGGCCCGATGCCAGCACGGCCACTGGTTGCACTGCTGGATGGACGAGATTGCACCGTGGAGATGCCCATCTTGAAGGATGTTGCTACAGTGGCATTTTGTGATGCTCAGTCAACTCAGGAAATCCATGAAAAG GTGCTGAATGAGGCGGTGGGAGCGCTGATGTATCACACCATTACCCTTTCTCGTCAGGACCTGGAGAAATTCAAAGCCCTCAGGGTCATTGTGCGTATTGGCAGTGGCTATGACAATGTTGACATCAAATCCGCTGCAGAATTAG GCATTGCAGTTTGCAACATCCCTTCCTCCTCAGTAGAGGAGACTGCCGACTCCACCCTCTGCCACATCTTGAACCTCTATCGCCGTGTTACTTGGCTGCATCAGGCAATGCGGGAAGGGAATCGAGCCTCCAGCGTAGAGCAGATTCGAGAGGTGGCTGGAGGCGCTGTGCGTATCCGTGGGGAGACTTTGGGCATCATTGGACTAG GCCGAGTTGGACAGGCAGTGGCTCTGCGAGCCAAGTCCTTTGGCTTCAACGTGATTTTCTATGACCCCTATCTGCCGGATGGAGTGGAGCGATCCTTGGGTTTACAACGAGTAGGAACCCTGCAGGATCTACTAATGCACAGCGATTGCATCACATTGCACTGCAGCCTGAATGAACATAACCATCACCTCATCAATGACTTCACTATTAAACAG ATGCGCCAGGGCTGCTTCTTAGTGAACACAGCCCGGGGAGGGCTGGTAGATGAGAAGGCCTTAGCGCAAGCCTTGAAAGAGGGGAGAATCAGAGGAACCGCATTGGACGTGCACGAGTCGGAGCCCTTCAG CTTTGCTCAGGGGCCCTTAAAAGATGCACCCAATGTGATCTGCACCCCTCACACTGCCTGGTACAGTGAGCAGGCTTCCATTGAATCCAGAGAAGATGCAGCTAAAGAGATCCGCAGGGCTATTACAG GTCACATACCTGATGCTTTGAGGAACTGTGTTAATAAGGAGTACTTGCTGTTAGCAGCTCAGTGGTCCAGTATTGATCCTGCTACTGTCCACCCAGAGCTCAACGGAGCTGCAGCGTACAG GTTTCCTCCAGGAGTAGTGGGAGTAGCCACCCCTGGGCTACCAGAACCGCCCGTAGTGGAAGGGATGGTAGCTCATGGGATCCCTCCTGTTCCTCACTCTGCACCGCGTACCCCTTCCCCAGGAGACACGAGCAAACTGGATGCAGACAGAGAGATCCCTGCTGACCAATAG